One Asterias rubens chromosome 1, eAstRub1.3, whole genome shotgun sequence genomic region harbors:
- the LOC117287851 gene encoding acylphosphatase-1-like, with product MAANVVKVASSALVSVEFEVFGKVQGVFFRKCTKKKAIEHGLVGWVKNTKTNTVVGQAQGSKDKISLLKTWLRTKGSPHSVVQRAVFKNEKPIDQLVYTQFDIIR from the exons atggctgctaaTGTGGTGAAAGTTGCGTCGTCTGCGTTGGTTTCGGTTGAGTTTGAGGTTTTTGGTAAAGTTCAAG GTGTGTTCTTCCGAAAG TGTACTAAAAAGAAAGCTATCGAGCATGGCCTTGTAGGCTGGGTCAAGAACACAAAGACAAACACCGTAGTTGGACAAGCTCAAGGATCAAAAGACAAGATAAGCCTACT GAAGACTTGGCTTCGCACAAAAGGCAGTCCACACTCGGTTGTCCAACGGGCAGTGTTCAAGAATGAGAAACCAATTGATCAACTTGTCTACACACAATTTGACATCATAAGATGA